A genomic region of Plasmodium malariae genome assembly, chromosome: 14 contains the following coding sequences:
- the PmUG01_14044100 gene encoding GTPase, putative, with protein sequence MLKAKCYSNSIICVFYILFYASLTFICCFIPKYNNNKPVKFSKIIVYENINKKEDLEYKPFKNISFNKLKTNLKKFLVVNKKFNISDIKHVSFLGKFHNYEKIENYGVNEICILGRSNVGKSTFLRNFIKYLINVNEHHNIRVSKNSGCTRSINLYSFENAKKKRLFILTDMPGVGYAAGIGKEKMNYLRKNLDDYIYLRNQICLFFVLIDMTVDIQKNDVALVDAIRRTNIPLRVICTKSDKFNSNPDDRLNAIKNFYKLDKIPISISKFSNHNYINIFKEIQYYCNLDAP encoded by the exons ATGCTAAAGGCGAAATGTTATAGCAACAGTATTATTTGTGTATTCTATATTTTGTTCTACGCCAGTCTGACGTTTATATGCTGCTTTAttccaaaatataataacaataaaccTGTGAAATTCTCCAAAATTATAGTATATGAAA acataaataaaaaagaagactTAGAATATAAACcttttaaaaacattagTTTCAATAAACTTAagacaaatttaaaaaaatttttagttgtaaataaaaaatttaacatatCGGACATTAAGCACGTTTCGTTCTTAG gaaaattccacaattatgaaaaaattgaaaattatggagtaaatgaaatatgtatattaggCAGGAGCAATGTAGGAAAATCAACATTTCttagaaattttataaaatatttaataaatgttaatGAACATCATAACATTAGGGTATCAAAAAATAGTGGCTGTACAAGGtcaattaatttatattcatttgaaaatgcaaaaaaaaaaaggttattCATTCTTACCGATATGCCAGGTGTCGGTTATGCAGCAGGGATagggaaagaaaaaatgaattatttaagaaaaaatttagacgattacatatatttacggAATCAaatttgcttattttttgttttaattgaTATGACTGTTGACATACAGAAAAATGATGTTGCATTAGTGGATGCCATACG AAGAACCAATATCCCCCTTCGGGTTATCTGCACCAAAAGCGATAAGTTTAATTCAAACCCTGATGACAGACTTAACgcaattaaaaatttttataaacttGACAAGATTCCAATAAGTATTTCTAAATTCTCTAATCATAATTA TATTAACATCTTTAAAGAAATTCAGTATTACTGTAATTTGGATGCCCCATGa
- the PmUG01_14044200 gene encoding conserved Plasmodium protein, unknown function, whose translation MLNILRELNDYSKFLPKKIKENVNKEKYDILSEIKKIACQKKNNSYNVTTVIKLFNSFETINTTKCRSFHFYIFMIKYLWHSLQNKSISPNLKSYICQTISSILKNIKKYILDDFFFEYDKELILKDEQEEAVNWKGKEKGNDSDITNNSYENMSEHCYDEYKNMHEVSDMDSSNINENKVQNILVNDAYYISFNGIFEKTKNYGPFFNEDILINGKNESFRLYIQKCILDIIDYKYLFNVLYNYLSNNFTKHDEYSHNTYKNYIGSMLNVLVNLRLFCYYNIDVHNLLVDFSLNNMYSIKYEDYIDKRETCFREDTNYFERDSMIFLINKKLNEKVSVPLKHNNSYEETSCCTDMNDYVIGKEDDEFSNIDKSVCSIGNLEICIRYNTIFLNFVMLNQLSSDDLCFKLIKYNKILYFYKKIKRFNWHSINYAFVKIIYKGLRYAYIYNMNLEKEMREILNILFFLFLFYIKLPSSVQLNSSKYFIPDEYTILINDNDSVIKVISKIFVFLLNRKYKKETAKGEKDRIRNKEREKELLNTFLTNLNERNFNLTDFDENKGEDIFAIFENIDTHDFLNIITSLFMPHIHPSNVGKHIGNINLFINSFLYCFIRKMKREDIYLKKLQARCNEEEGNRTVGTIPNGNAKEQENNMNDYITNYFISEEDKNFVVEKFIMLAVQGMFPKSNKGVSLFENILKHICIIDINCLDIFVKKIMECLFNVNTSTQICNCLLSLCLLLPLLIKQKATYLKDILYVMNMGIDICDIYKSFTIFSFLSILFSYIPIVKFDSDISGSDYLLIVKEYNKYDKFVNCPSDSTEKNDIYEWKSHQRKEVQMNDEQIKGLITERKELVDYLCYWVHDFFDKILYFIKFTKNEKCKDSKKNNGDNKDNKIENDIYVGLKATIISLFIHLDHSILYELCHKFLNNIEQENAKSLSIIPYAMGLVNSKKIFDTLFNAFYKKLITKKKKKKSVENVLLNDKQMDEDANGKGHEEEFFVYTKNEYANDDTIKCYLQFLSSLIRRAKNEFLNVEDIYNLVQIYLVEDNNTIFKYVCKIIYRFLENNFSLTIKDFSCFQVKEKMSSKDKILTLAHWGIPWHLIINGNGNKSTDEGVLEGASQGEMKDSSRTGAADGGVGAAAAAIPTLHDSEELVKWKIPSQENVKVGKEFTYFILDYLINLLIQCDIPIFTPNLAKYIEIRKLREKKINWKFTLNYSNVISRIYKGIKSVIKPLSFLYPDERYNYSYSLTKCHVINTKLSFYFYIYASEIVITLSLHVLRIPKEILNMSSLVHYNSNDEKIEHKSSISSVNSENSVNGLNTKVVDKKEMKKLKDEFFTNVINNKEKDIKADAKIQRKIIKNIHFLLLKCNENANSSMYNEYINNVLSFTYNIYPYSYNYDIIKSQYINNIFYLFNERLKQRKKNYCFRGFREQLCNILFFINLSIYSQVRSYAQSTIKLILPSFKIVKVPFLKICAFYLKNYIKLYTLTKGAMEYKDRHTKNDVREENDINGDDDDYHHDNGNANSSVNNNVNNNGHNGAHIGQNQDDDRSSKTQNDRKIFKKKNDTESGSFSKLSSLRSLSDLNNNDYFENKCISCFNGIIINITNNSGLVKKISTDIYLLKKYIKIVIKILRLEIQKEDITFKCMKLVYALINGRFIKNNKEQKKKKKKMNELFLFLIEESEKKNNVYAQIVILSFFICFSNFVLQNYAEFYFNYLLENISIKKNVHVYNLAFCGFIKLLKYFNNNKDKGLIPAYITKVFKSEKTYKNFVDICIYKNLKSKKKSNSVNAIIINLSKIQKSFKGFVQISETHIRDFFYYYVFFKFLVNLQNACEQEGEVEAMEAGEKVGQHEILMEQYEKQTTSNLEKTKDRHCTNEEISRANNAGATHKVHKEDVNVNGYRVNKCSLKYIGIMIPILKELQMDVLADNEYKATFISLVCPLLLALRKLKKKEDAEEILVNIITLLEKEIALVNVEVFNIWIYYFHLLFINIKKKYIHIYDRLFKFCLCFHSQDISNLIFKKKIQLLNIMLIYSIHKNINLMDSSIMEFLKLIDNDNITVRQIVGDLLSYLLYILHDHKHYSHLKYMYYNILLYLYKVVTGIIEYLQSNEIISKQCTQIYALETLAYLTITMFTNRCMYVLNNLSILFLKMFILSVQLVDNFINGIVNKAINCFLCPSLYLFRFELINYQSIKDQINCQIFPSEQIELIDLFDSLLNQEIGVLIIQKLSDLLSKNNWKIRNSALQYCFYFHSYYCIFMYSKKENSFLLNVFLSFLVDNYIEIQNLSRDILSSVFCYYDSLTLQKISNYFLDIANQKVILDCSSHENNAKIVEKKKTVAIYTLISIVNSFPNYVPEWLPHILISVAKMSRTTLHIIKKEIEKCIQNFLRTHKDEWEYKYKLVFTEDQLNIMDMYKGGLNYFT comes from the coding sequence atgttGAACATATTAAGGGAGTTAAACGATTATAGTAAATTTTtgccaaaaaaaataaaagaaaatgtaaacaAGGAAAAATATGACATATTAAgtgaaataaagaaaatagcttgtcagaaaaaaaataattcttacaATGTTACAACAGTAATTAAGTTGTTTAATTCTTTTGAAACTATTAACACGACGAAGTGCAGAtcgtttcatttttatattttcatgattaaatatttatggcATTCACtgcaaaataaaagtattagTCCAAACTTAAAATCGTACATTTGTCAAACCATTTCCAgtatattaaagaatatcaaaaaatatattttagatgatttttttttcgagTATGATAAAGAGTTGATTTTAAAAGACGAGCAGGAAGAGGCAGTTAATTGGAAAgggaaagaaaaaggaaatgaCAGTGATATTACTAATAATTCTTATGAAAATATGAGTGAACATTGCTatgatgaatataaaaatatgcatgaAGTAAGTGATATGGATAGtagtaatataaatgaaaataaagtgCAGAATATTTTAGTGAATGATGCctattatatatcatttaacGGAATATTTGAGAAGACTAAAAATTATGgtcctttttttaatgaggatatattaataaatggaAAGAATGAAAGTTttcgtttatatatacaaaaatgcaTATTAGATATTATCgactataaatatttatttaatgtattatacaactatttaagtaataattttacaaagcATGATGAGTATAGTCATAATAcgtacaaaaattatatcgGTTCTATGTTAAATGTGTTGGTAAATTTAAGACtcttttgttattataacaTTGATGTGCATAATTTGTTAGTAGATTTTTcgttaaataatatgtactCTATCAAGTATGAAGATTATATTGATAAAAGAGAAACGTGTTTTCGGGAagatacaaattattttgaaaGGGATTCAATgatattcttaataaataaaaaattgaatgaAAAGGTCAGCGTACCATTGAAACATAATAACTCGTATGAAGAAACTAGTTGTTGTACAGATATGAATGATTACGTTATAGGAAAAGAGGATGAcgaattttcaaatatagaCAAATCTGTATGTTCCATTGGTAATTTAGAAATATGTATACGatataatactatatttttaaattttgtaatgTTAAATCAGTTAAGTTCAGACGActtatgttttaaattaattaaatataataagatactatatttttataaaaagataaaaagatTCAATTGGCATAGTATCAATTATgcatttgtaaaaataatttataaaggATTAagatatgcatatatttataatatgaatttagaaaaagaaatgagaGAAATACTgaatatccttttttttttatttctgttttatataaaattaccaAGTAGTGTTCAGCTAAATTCATCCAAGTATTTTATACCTGATGAATATACCATACTTATTAATGATAACGACAGTGTTATAAAAgtaatttcaaaaatttttgtcTTCTTATtgaatagaaaatataagaagGAAACGGCTAAAGGAGAAAAGGATAGAATACGAAATAAAGAAAGGGAAAAGGAATTGTTAAATACTTTTCTTACCAATCTAAATGAAAGAAATTTCAATTTAACAGACtttgatgaaaataaaggGGAGGATATATTTGccatatttgaaaatatagaTACGCATGatttcttaaatattattacttctTTGTTTATGCCTCATATACACCCGTCTAATGTGGGAAAACATATAGGAAATATAaacttatttataaattccttcttatattgttttattagaaaaatgaagagagaagatatttatttaaaaaaattacaagcCAGGTGTAACGAAGAAGAGGGTAATAGGACTGTTGGGACTATACCAAATGGCAATGCAAAAGaacaagaaaataatatgaacgaTTATATAACCAATTATTTTATCTCTgaagaagataaaaattttgttgtTGAAAAGTTTATCATGCTAGCTGTACAAGGTATGTTTCCAAAAAGTAATAAAGGAGTTagtttatttgaaaatatattaaagcatatatgtattattgaTATAAACTGTTTAGACATTTTtgtaaagaaaataatggAGTGCCTCTTTAATGTTAATACTTCAACACAAATTTGTAATTGTTTATTATCCTTATGCTTATTACTTCCTttgttaataaaacaaaaagcaACCTATCTAAaggatatattatatgtcaTGAACATGGGTATTGATAtatgtgatatatataaaagttttactatattttcctttctaagtattttgttttcatataTACCTATTGTAAAGTTTGATAGTGATATAAGCGGTAGCGACTATTTGTTAATAGTTAAGgagtataataaatatgataaatttgTAAATTGTCCATCGGATAGCACTGAAAAGAATGACATATACGAGTGGAAATCACATCAGAGAAAGGAAGTTCAAATGAATGATGAACAGATCAAAGGGTTGATAACAGAGAGAAAGGAATTAGTTGACTACCTATGCTATTGGGTACACGATTTTTTTGACAAAATTTTgtactttataaaatttaccAAGAATGAAAAGTGCAAagatagtaaaaaaaataatggagATAATAAAGACAACAAGATAGAgaatgatatatatgtaggaTTAAAGGCAACTATTATTTCGttgtttattcatttagATCATTCAATACTGTATGAACTGtgtcataaatttttaaataatatagaacAGGAAAATGCAAAGTCGTTGTCCATTATTCCTTATGCTATGGGTTTggtaaatagtaaaaaaattttcgaTACTCTTTTTAATgcgttttataaaaaattgataacaaaaaaaaaaaaaaaaaaatcagttGAAAATGTTTTACTGAATGATAAACAAATGGATGAAGATGCAAATGGAAAAGGACATGAGGAGGAATTTTTTGTGTATACAAAAAATGAGTATGCAAATGATGATACTATTAAATGTTACTTACAGTTTTTATCAAGTTTAATTAGAAGAGCGAAAAacgaatttttaaatgtagaggatatatataatttagttCAAATATACCTAGTTGAAGATAATAATACCATATTCAAATATGTatgcaaaattatatatcGATTTTTAGAGAATAATTTTAGCCTTACAATAAAAGATTTTTCATGTTTTCAagtaaaagagaaaatgaGTTCTAAGGATAAAATTCTAACCCTTGCACATTGGGGTATTCCATGGCatctaataataaatggTAATGGAAATAAATCAACAGATGAGGGTGTCTTGGAAGGTGCTTCACAGGGTGAGATGAAGGACAGCTCTAGAACTGGCGCTGCGGATGGGGGTGTGGGTGCGGCTGCGGCTGCAATTCCGACTCTACACGACTCGGAAGAACTTGTAAAGTGGAAAATTCCGAGCcaagaaaatgtaaaagtaGGAAAGGAATTTACCTATTTCATTTTggattatttaataaacctACTAATTCAATGTGACATACCTATATTCACTCCGAACTTAGCAAAATACAtagaaataagaaaattaagggaaaagaaaataaattggAAATTCactttaaattattcaaatgTAATATCaagaatatataaaggaataaaatCTGTTATAAAACCACTTAGTTTCTTATATCCCGACGAAAGATATAATTACAGTTACTCACTAACTAAGTGTCATGtaattaatacaaaattgtctttttatttttatatttatgcatcAGAAATTGTTATAACATTATCATTACATGTATTAAGAATTCCAAAGGAGATATTAAACATGTCATCACTTGTACATTACAATAGTAATGACGAGAAAATTGAACATAAGTCATCCATCAGCTCAGTGAATAGTGAAAATAGTGTAAACGGGTTAAATACAAAAGTCGTtgataaaaaggaaatgaaaaaattaaaagatgaATTTTTCACCaatgttataaataacaaagaaaaagatatcaAAGCAGATGCTAAAAttcaaagaaaaattattaaaaatatacatttcttacttttaaaatgtaatgaaAATGCAAACTCGAGTATGTacaatgaatatattaataacgTATTGTcctttacatataatatttatccaTATAGCtataattatgatattataaaaagtcaatatattaataatatattttatttgtttaatgaAAGGctaaaacaaagaaaaaaaaactattgtTTCAGAGGATTTAGAGAGCagttatgtaatattttattttttattaatttgtcTATTTATTCTCAAGTCAGATCCTATGCGCAAAGtacaattaaattaattttaccctcttttaaaattgtcaaagtcccatttttaaaaatatgcgcCTTTTACctcaaaaattatattaagcTGTACACATTAACCAAGGGTGCAATGGAGTACAAAGACAGACACACAAAAAATGATGTAAGAGAGGAGAACGATATTAATGGCGATGATGATGATTATCATCATGATAACGGAAATGCAAACAGTAGTGTTAACAacaatgttaataataatggtcATAACGGTGCTCACATTGGTCAAAATCAGGATGATGATCGCAGTAGCAAAACTCAAAATGACAGGAAAATTTTCAAGAAGAAAAATGACACAGAAAGCGGCAGTTTTTCCAAGTTAAGCAGCCTTAGAAGTTTGAgtgatttaaataataatgattattttgaaaacaaATGTATCAGTTGTTTCAAtggaattattataaatataacaaataattcAGGGctggtaaaaaaaattagcaccgatatatatttattgaaaaagtacataaaaattgtgattaaaattttaagattGGAAATACAGAAAGAGGATATAACATTTAAATGCATGAAACTGGTTTATGCGTTGATTAATGGgagatttattaaaaataacaaagaacaaaaaaaaaaaaaaaaaaaaatgaacgaattatttttatttttgatagaagaaagtgaaaaaaaaaataatgtatatgcaCAAATTGTTAtcttatccttttttatatgttttagcAATTTTGTCCTACAAAATTATGCagagttttattttaattatttgttagaaaatatatctataaaaaaaaatgtacatgtgtataatCTAGCGTTTTGTGGTTTTATcaaattgttaaaatattttaataataataaggacAAAGGGTTAATACCTGCGTATATAACTAAAGTTtttaaaagtgaaaaaacgtataaaaatttcgttgacatatgcatatataaaaatctgaaaagcaaaaaaaaaagcaatagTGTAAAtgcaataattataaatttatccAAAATTCAAAAGTCGTTTAAAGGTTTTGTTCAAATCAGCGAAACGCATATAAGGGactttttttactattacgtgttttttaaatttttagtaAATCTGCAAAATGCATGTGAGCAGGAGGGGGAAGTAGAGGCAATGGAGGCAGGGGAAAAAGTGGGACAACATGAAATCTTAATGGAACAGTATGAAAAGCAAACCACTTCAAATttggaaaaaacaaaagataGACATTGCACTAATGAGGAGATAAGTAGGGCAAATAATGCGGGTGCTACCCACAAGGTACATAAAGAAGATGTAAATGTAAACGGTTATAGGGTAAATAAGTGTAGTTTAAAATATATCGGGATTATGATACCAATTTTGAAAGAACTACAAATGGATGTTCTTGCagataatgaatataaagcGACGTTTATATCGTTAGTATGCCCTTTGTTACTAGCATTGagaaagttaaaaaaaaaagaagatgcAGAGGAAATTTtagttaatattataacattattagaaaaagaaatagcaCTTGTAAATGTAGAAGTATTTAATATTtggatatattattttcacttgttatttataaatataaaaaaaaaatatatacatatatatgatagactatttaaattttgtttatgttTCCATTCTCAAGATATTTCGAATttgatttttaaaaagaaaatacagttattaaatattatgcttatttatagtattcataaaaatataaatctaaTGGATAGTAGTATAAtggaatttttaaaattaatagataatgataatattacaGTTAGGCAAATAGTAGGAGATTTATTGTCTtaccttttatatatattacatgatCATAAACATTATAGtcatttgaaatatatgtattataacatattgttatatttgtataaagtCGTAACAGGGATTATTGAATATTTACAAagtaatgaaattatatcaaagcaatgtacacaaatatatgctCTAGAAACTTTAGCCTATTTAACAATTACTATGTTTACGAATaggtgtatgtatgttttgaataatttaagtattttatttttaaaaatgtttatattatctGTTCAGCTAGTTGATAATTTCATAAATGGAATTGTAAATAAAGCTATTAACTGTTTTTTATGCCCATCTTTGTATTTATTTCGAtttgaattaataaattatcaaaGTATAAAGGACCAGATAAATTGTCAAATTTTTCCAAGTGAACAAATAGAATTAATAGACCTTTTTGATTCATTATTAAATCAGGAAATTGGagttttaattatacaaaaattaagtgatttattaagtaaaaataattggaAAATTAGAAATTCAGCATTacaatattgtttttattttcattcatattattgcatattcatgtatagtaaaaaagaaaattcttttctattaaatgtatttttatctttcctagtagataattatattgaaataCAGAATTTATCTCGGGATATATTATCGTCTGTCTTTTGTTATTATGATAGCTTAACACTTCAAAAAAtttctaattattttttagacATAGCAAATCAAAAAGTAATTTTAGATTGTTCATCACATGAAAATAATGCCAAaattgtagaaaaaaaaaagacagtTGCTATTTATACCCTTATTAGTATAGTTAATTCTTTTCCTAATTACGTTCCAGAATGGCTTCCTCACATTTTGATTAGTGTAGCTAAGATGTCTAGAACAACtcttcatattattaaaaaagaaatagaaaaatgtaTTCAGAATTTTTTAAGGACACATAAAGACGAATGGGAATACAAATATAAGTTAGTTTTCACAGAAGATCAGTTAAACATTATGGACATGTACAAAGGTGGACTGAACTATTTCACATAG
- the PmUG01_14044000 gene encoding trypsin-like serine protease, putative, with amino-acid sequence MKKSYLWIIYRRTKFVWKDHLFFWPKLYMKNCVYNFLNNYYDIMNNVKNKIEYYYCLPTIFLKIISVSCCENAYNNDIEPTYNLKKKKKNLISGNKNFHKLAGYEHFSFEVVLYYIKQTVTFLVYFLIHFYLFFYNTFYYMTSNIITKSFLEISNEKYYYSTSIPNNLFNSFVTIYKMYEKNNSLDFKFKVDHMAFLGSGFIYDKQGYILTAAHNITNSADTFVIKNNDDFYFATVSGLHKDSDICVMKINSEEQFSHISLDSRREDLKQGEPVIAYGQIQNFDKETYSIGVVNQPKQTFSKFENFNENKKACLYPFIQISNPINKGMSGSPLIDRHGNLVGMIQKKIDNYGLALPSHILKNIALCLQHRGTYEEPFLGIILKGEELSTKNNQNNKTELKIYDVLANSPAHTSGLKKEDILLKINNLNINHICQIHEILNSTCDGYINVEVVRHKKKLKIKVKL; translated from the exons ATGAAAAAAAGTTATCTTTGGATAATTTACCGTAGAACAAAATTTGTGTGGAAagatcatttatttttttggcccaaattatatatgaaaaattgcgtgtataattttttaaataattattatgatataatgaataatgtaaagaataaaatagaatattattactgtttaCCTACTATTTTCCTGAAAATTATTTCTGTATCATGCTGTGAAAATGcttataataatgatattgaACCaacttataatttaaaaaaaaaaaaaaaaaatttaataagtGGGAACAAGAACTTTCATAAACTAGCTGGATATGAACATTTCTCATTTGAAGTAgttctttattatattaaacagACTGTAACATTTCTTGTCTATTTccttattcatttttatttatttttttataatactttttattatatgactagtaatataataactaAATCATTCTTAGAAATTTCAAACGAAAAGTACTATTATTCTACTTCCATTCCGAATAATCTTTTTAACAGTTTTGTTACAATTTACAAGATGtatgaaaagaataattcATTAGATTTTAAATTTAAGGTAGATCACATGGCATTTTTGGGTTCAGGATTCATATACGACAAACAAG GATATATACTGACAGCTGCGCACAATATAACA AACTCAGCTGACAcatttgttataaaaaataatgacgatttttattttgcaacAGTATCCGGTTTACATAAAG ACTCGGATATTTGTGTTATGAAAATTAATTCGGAGGAACAGTTTTCTCATATATCTCTAG ACTCTAGAAGAGAGGATTTAAAGCAAGGGGAACCAGTAATTGCATATGGACAAATACag AATTTCGATAAAGAAACGTACAGTATTGGTGTAGTAAATCAACCAAAGCAGACTTTTTCAAAATTCGAAAACTTTAATGAAAACAAGAAAGCATGTTTATACCCGTTTATTCAAATATCCAATCCTATTAATAAGG GCATGTCAGGTTCACCATTAATAGATCGGCATGGAAATCTCGTAGGAatgatacaaaaaaaaatagataattACGG ATTAGCCTTACCttcacatattttaaaaaatatagcttTATGTTTACAGCATAGAGGAACATATGAGGAACCATTTTTAG gaataatattaaagGGAGAAGAATTGAGCACTAAGAATAaccaaaataataaaacag aattaaaaatatatgacgTTTTAGCTAACTCACCGGCTCACACTAGcggattaaaaaaagaagatatcCTTTTGAAGATTAACAATCTAaatataaatcatatatgtcaa ATACATGAAATTCTTAACAGTACATGTGATGGGTACATAAACGTTGAAGTTGTTCgccataaaaagaaattaaaaattaaa GTTAAACTATAA